Proteins found in one Oribacterium sp. oral taxon 102 genomic segment:
- a CDS encoding carboxyl transferase domain-containing protein, with the protein MDNQARSSARARIQALLDESSFVEIGALVQARATDFNMAEKKAPSDGVVTAYGTIDGRLVYVYAQDASVLGGSMGEMHARKIANLYDMAMKMGAPVIALTDCSGLRLEEANDALFGMGRIYHKQTLASGVIPQLAAVFGTSGGGMSVLTALSDFVFLEKEHSRLFLNAPDAVFGNKDDAIAKAESQMENGAADFAGTEEEILAEIRRLIAILPSNNEDFGAVEECTDDLNRSVAGIEKLGGAEAVKLLADNGIFVQTRRDFAQDLVTGFIQLNGQTTGVVATTEEALRWKGAEQAAALVNFCDAFELPVLTLTNVRSYYNNECNERKMPRAAAKLAAAYSNASVPMVTVVKNAIGTAGLTLGSKALGIDYVYAYPDSKLGVMDAKKAAEILAAEQDEAGKAAIAKEFDEKKNSALSAAQRGYVDDLIRPEETRQRIIAAFEMLCTKSVYRPDKKHGTV; encoded by the coding sequence ATGGATAATCAGGCAAGATCATCCGCAAGGGCCCGCATTCAGGCTTTGCTCGATGAATCCAGCTTCGTTGAGATCGGAGCGCTGGTGCAGGCCAGAGCGACGGATTTCAACATGGCGGAGAAGAAAGCGCCGTCTGACGGCGTGGTGACCGCTTACGGTACGATCGATGGCAGACTCGTATACGTCTATGCACAGGACGCGTCGGTGCTCGGCGGCTCCATGGGCGAGATGCACGCCCGCAAGATCGCGAACCTCTATGACATGGCAATGAAGATGGGAGCCCCGGTGATCGCACTTACCGACTGCTCCGGTCTCCGTCTTGAGGAGGCAAACGACGCGCTCTTCGGCATGGGCAGGATCTATCACAAGCAGACGCTCGCCAGCGGTGTGATTCCGCAGCTTGCAGCGGTATTCGGGACGAGCGGCGGCGGGATGTCTGTGCTGACTGCGCTTTCCGACTTTGTGTTCCTGGAGAAGGAGCATTCCCGTCTCTTCCTGAATGCGCCGGATGCGGTATTCGGCAATAAGGATGATGCGATCGCGAAGGCAGAGTCTCAGATGGAGAACGGCGCAGCAGACTTCGCCGGAACCGAGGAGGAGATCCTCGCTGAGATCCGCAGGCTGATTGCCATCCTTCCCTCCAATAATGAGGATTTCGGCGCCGTGGAGGAATGCACGGACGACCTGAACCGCTCCGTAGCAGGGATCGAGAAGCTGGGCGGCGCGGAGGCAGTGAAGCTCCTTGCGGATAACGGTATATTTGTCCAGACCAGAAGGGATTTCGCGCAGGATCTCGTGACGGGCTTTATCCAACTGAACGGGCAGACTACCGGCGTGGTAGCGACCACGGAGGAGGCGCTCCGCTGGAAGGGTGCGGAGCAGGCAGCGGCGCTCGTGAATTTCTGCGATGCCTTCGAGCTTCCGGTGCTGACGCTCACAAATGTCAGGAGCTACTATAATAACGAATGCAATGAAAGGAAGATGCCGAGGGCGGCGGCGAAGCTTGCAGCAGCCTATTCCAACGCTTCCGTGCCGATGGTCACGGTAGTGAAGAATGCCATCGGCACCGCGGGACTGACGCTCGGCTCCAAGGCGCTCGGCATTGACTATGTCTATGCTTATCCGGATTCGAAGCTTGGCGTGATGGACGCTAAGAAGGCTGCGGAGATCCTGGCTGCGGAGCAGGATGAGGCAGGAAAGGCGGCGATCGCGAAGGAGTTCGACGAGAAGAAGAATTCCGCACTGTCGGCAGCGCAGAGGGGGTATGTGGATGACCTCATCCGGCCGGAGGAAACCAGACAGAGGATTATCGCCGCATTTGAGATGCTATGTACGAAGAGCGTTTACAGACCGGACAAGAAGCACGGAACAGTGTAA
- a CDS encoding sodium ion-translocating decarboxylase subunit beta, producing MNIVETLSNLAQQTAFFNLTWGNYLMMLVALVFLYLGIAKGFEPLLMVPIAFGMLLVNIYPDIMLPAEKSMNGTGGLLWYFFTLDEWTILPSLIFMGVGAQTDFSPLIANPISFLLGAAAQFGIYAAYFLAILMGFNGAAAAAISIIGGADGPTSIFLCNKLGQTALLGPIAVAAYSYMSLVPIIQPPIMRALTTKEERMCKMTQLRSVSKLEKILFPIIVTVVVCLLLPTTAPLVGMLMLGNLFKESGVVKQLTETAANAMMYIVVILLGTSVGASTSAEAFLKMDTLKIVLLGLVAFAFGTAAGVVIGKIMYYASGKKINPLIGSAGVSAVPMAARVSQKVGAEDDPTNFLLMHAMGPNVAGVIGTAVAAGTFMAVYGVK from the coding sequence ATGAATATAGTAGAGACACTATCTAACCTGGCACAGCAGACAGCATTCTTTAATCTGACCTGGGGCAACTACCTGATGATGCTTGTGGCGCTCGTATTCCTTTATCTCGGAATCGCGAAGGGCTTCGAGCCTCTTCTGATGGTGCCGATCGCATTCGGAATGCTGCTCGTGAATATCTATCCGGATATCATGCTTCCTGCCGAGAAATCCATGAATGGAACCGGCGGTCTGCTCTGGTACTTCTTCACCCTCGATGAGTGGACGATTCTTCCGTCCCTGATTTTCATGGGTGTCGGTGCGCAGACGGACTTCTCTCCATTGATTGCGAATCCGATCAGCTTTCTGTTGGGCGCGGCAGCCCAGTTCGGTATCTATGCCGCGTACTTCCTCGCTATTCTGATGGGCTTTAACGGCGCGGCGGCAGCTGCCATCTCCATCATCGGCGGCGCGGACGGGCCGACCTCCATTTTCCTCTGCAATAAGCTCGGGCAGACCGCTCTTCTCGGACCGATCGCTGTCGCGGCATACAGCTATATGTCCCTCGTGCCGATCATTCAACCGCCGATCATGAGGGCGCTGACGACCAAGGAGGAGAGAATGTGCAAGATGACACAGCTCCGTTCCGTTTCGAAGCTGGAGAAGATTCTCTTCCCGATCATCGTAACGGTAGTTGTCTGCCTGCTTCTTCCGACTACGGCTCCGCTGGTAGGAATGCTGATGCTCGGCAACCTCTTCAAGGAGTCCGGCGTTGTGAAGCAGCTCACGGAAACAGCAGCCAATGCTATGATGTACATCGTCGTGATCCTGCTCGGCACCTCCGTAGGCGCATCTACCTCCGCAGAGGCGTTCCTGAAGATGGATACCCTGAAGATCGTCCTGCTCGGATTGGTGGCTTTCGCATTCGGTACTGCGGCAGGCGTCGTAATCGGTAAGATCATGTACTATGCCTCCGGCAAAAAGATCAATCCGTTAATCGGTTCCGCAGGCGTATCTGCCGTCCCGATGGCGGCGCGCGTCTCCCAGAAGGTCGGCGCGGAGGACGATCCTACCAACTTCCTTCTCATGCATGCCATGGGACCGAATGTGGCGGGCGTGATCGGTACTGCAGTGGCAGCCGGTACCTTCATGGCTGTCTATGGCGTGAAGTAA
- a CDS encoding SH3 domain-containing protein: MRRNFGRIGIAALTAAALLFSPLSSICNPAASAAAANRSAVIRGTLINVRTGAGTETGKVASLSGGMAVTVTGERNGSDGKLWYSISFSGGNGYVRSDFVRFPSAYTTDSAFEQYLNEQGFPESYKAGLRQLHAEYPSWVFKGFRTGLDWNAALNGEMEGTNSLIDKDSISSWKSTENGKFDWTTSSWPGFDGATWVGASREITAYYMDPRNFLDDKYIFQFAIHSYNPATQNIDGLRAMLRDSFMNSGASGTQTFTDGGQAAVQSTAENTSESFLGFEGPGETGDRAESGAVQTTAGNGSAVISVGEGPGIGLGSNAASASGGASITLTGAGSYADIIMEAAEKTQQNPYVLAAMILQEQGKGTSGSISGSSGHYNYFNVGAYAQNGMSAVERGLWYASQNGSYGRPWNTVEKSIVGGAQFFAENYLKAGQNTLYLKKFNVQGANIYKHQYMTNVQGAAEEGAKLGSGYTAEMKQLPQEFSIPIYENMPDTPAPIPTGDGNPNNKLRSLTAEGFTLTPNFNMDEGLYTLVVEETVSAVNIQAAAAESHASITGAGRIALNEGAADVPITVTAQNGSTRQYLIRIRRQSGGQGSGTTAANEGGAPILDIGNSPVN; encoded by the coding sequence ATGAGGAGAAATTTCGGCAGGATCGGCATTGCGGCGCTGACAGCGGCGGCGCTGCTGTTCAGTCCCTTATCATCTATATGTAACCCTGCGGCATCGGCTGCGGCGGCGAATCGCTCCGCGGTGATCCGCGGTACGCTGATCAATGTCCGTACAGGAGCGGGGACGGAAACCGGAAAGGTGGCGAGTCTCAGCGGCGGTATGGCCGTTACAGTGACCGGAGAACGGAACGGCTCGGACGGAAAGCTGTGGTACAGCATCAGCTTTTCGGGCGGGAACGGCTACGTGCGTTCTGATTTTGTTCGCTTTCCGAGTGCTTATACGACGGACAGCGCCTTTGAGCAGTATTTGAATGAGCAGGGCTTCCCGGAGAGCTACAAGGCGGGGCTTCGGCAGCTTCATGCGGAGTATCCGAGCTGGGTATTTAAGGGCTTTCGTACGGGACTTGACTGGAATGCCGCGCTGAATGGAGAGATGGAGGGGACAAACAGCCTGATCGACAAGGATTCGATCTCCTCATGGAAATCGACAGAGAACGGCAAGTTTGACTGGACGACGAGCAGCTGGCCCGGCTTCGACGGCGCGACCTGGGTGGGCGCTTCCCGTGAGATCACGGCATACTACATGGATCCGCGGAATTTTCTGGATGATAAATACATTTTCCAGTTTGCCATACACAGCTACAATCCTGCGACACAGAATATTGACGGGCTCCGTGCGATGCTGCGGGACAGCTTCATGAACAGCGGCGCGTCCGGAACGCAGACCTTTACGGACGGCGGGCAGGCTGCTGTGCAGAGCACAGCGGAGAACACGTCAGAGAGCTTCCTCGGCTTCGAAGGACCGGGCGAGACGGGGGATAGGGCGGAGAGCGGTGCTGTGCAGACTACGGCCGGGAATGGCAGCGCGGTGATCTCGGTCGGAGAGGGACCGGGCATCGGACTCGGCTCCAATGCGGCATCCGCTTCCGGCGGCGCTTCGATTACGCTTACCGGTGCGGGCAGCTATGCGGATATCATCATGGAGGCGGCGGAAAAGACGCAGCAGAATCCGTATGTTCTCGCGGCGATGATCCTGCAGGAGCAGGGCAAGGGGACGAGCGGTTCGATCTCCGGCAGCAGCGGGCATTACAATTACTTTAATGTCGGCGCCTACGCACAGAATGGGATGTCAGCCGTGGAGAGAGGGCTCTGGTATGCCTCCCAGAACGGCAGCTACGGTCGGCCGTGGAACACGGTGGAAAAGTCGATCGTGGGCGGTGCGCAGTTCTTCGCGGAAAACTATCTGAAGGCGGGGCAGAATACGCTCTATCTGAAGAAATTCAATGTGCAGGGAGCCAATATCTACAAGCACCAGTATATGACCAATGTACAGGGAGCTGCGGAGGAGGGGGCGAAGCTGGGGAGCGGATATACCGCAGAGATGAAGCAGCTTCCGCAGGAATTCAGCATTCCGATCTATGAGAATATGCCGGATACGCCCGCGCCGATCCCGACCGGGGACGGGAATCCGAATAACAAGCTCCGCTCGCTGACGGCGGAGGGCTTCACGCTGACACCGAATTTCAATATGGACGAGGGGCTGTATACGCTGGTAGTGGAGGAAACGGTTTCCGCTGTGAATATACAGGCGGCAGCCGCGGAGAGTCATGCGTCGATCACAGGAGCAGGACGAATCGCATTGAATGAGGGTGCGGCCGACGTGCCCATTACCGTGACTGCGCAGAATGGCTCGACGAGACAGTACCTGATCCGGATTCGCAGACAAAGCGGCGGACAGGGGAGCGGTACGACTGCGGCAAATGAGGGCGGGGCGCCGATCCTTGACATCGGAAACAGCCCGGTGAACTAG
- a CDS encoding cadherin-like beta sandwich domain-containing protein has product MKKWRILLATAAATVLLSMSAWAATAQISFSDPSVTLGTDVNVTMKVKSGDGTLSRADITLNYDSTALEFLSGTDAEGGAGSVRVHGASNGAGTGTLEYNLKFKTLSAGQGTIRIGTQEVYDTDESIVEITHNGSSTVSIQAASNASKDASLKELTVSPGELKPGFSAENTSYELTVGTDVDNLAINAIPNDGGATVSVSGNETLNIGENAVSITVTAADGSTQTVYKLTVRKQEGGASQESGQTETINEGVKLSSKEKTITIMNPGSGVAVPEGFAESVIDIDGHQVRGWVWKADKQHEYCIVYGMNDAGELDFYRYDLTDKTLQRYFSDPIEEALKQNAENYPALEEKYNQLVKRCNMQLILLSVLGLAVLALIAVIATMLRNSRRGGRADGRTLREDSEALRMASTTRPAAKRAAVSVEDLEETRMLSELPGKAAPPETEEEELGATRPLSDLRKLGEDTEEDAEDLSLTKVLPKSGAASDIEIEEL; this is encoded by the coding sequence ATGAAGAAATGGAGAATACTGCTCGCAACGGCAGCGGCGACTGTCCTGCTTTCGATGAGCGCATGGGCGGCGACCGCACAGATATCCTTTTCGGATCCGTCGGTGACGCTCGGAACAGATGTCAACGTCACGATGAAGGTGAAAAGCGGCGACGGAACGCTGTCCAGAGCAGATATCACCCTGAACTATGACAGCACGGCGCTGGAGTTCCTGAGCGGTACCGATGCGGAGGGCGGCGCAGGCTCGGTGCGGGTGCATGGCGCTTCCAACGGAGCCGGGACGGGAACGCTGGAATATAATCTGAAATTCAAGACCCTGTCTGCCGGGCAGGGGACGATCCGTATCGGTACACAGGAGGTCTACGACACTGACGAGTCTATCGTGGAAATCACACACAACGGCTCTTCGACCGTATCGATTCAGGCGGCATCCAATGCTTCAAAGGACGCATCCCTTAAGGAGCTGACCGTCTCTCCGGGAGAGCTCAAGCCCGGCTTCAGCGCAGAGAATACGAGCTACGAGCTGACGGTGGGAACGGATGTAGACAATCTCGCGATCAACGCCATCCCGAATGACGGCGGCGCGACGGTCTCCGTCTCCGGTAATGAGACACTGAATATCGGAGAAAATGCGGTCAGCATTACGGTCACGGCGGCGGATGGCAGCACGCAGACGGTATATAAGCTCACGGTGCGGAAGCAGGAGGGCGGCGCTTCACAGGAGAGCGGGCAGACGGAGACAATCAATGAGGGCGTCAAGCTGTCCTCAAAGGAAAAGACGATCACGATCATGAATCCGGGAAGCGGCGTCGCAGTACCGGAGGGCTTCGCGGAGAGCGTCATCGATATCGACGGGCATCAGGTTCGCGGCTGGGTATGGAAGGCGGACAAGCAGCATGAATACTGCATTGTCTATGGTATGAATGATGCCGGAGAGCTGGATTTCTACCGTTATGACCTGACCGACAAGACGCTGCAGCGCTACTTCTCGGATCCGATAGAGGAGGCGCTCAAGCAGAATGCGGAGAACTATCCGGCGCTGGAAGAGAAATATAACCAGCTCGTGAAGCGCTGCAATATGCAGCTCATCCTGCTTTCTGTTCTGGGGCTCGCGGTTCTGGCGCTCATCGCGGTGATCGCGACCATGCTTCGGAACAGCCGAAGGGGCGGCAGGGCAGACGGTCGGACGCTCCGGGAGGATTCGGAGGCGCTCCGTATGGCATCCACGACCCGTCCTGCGGCGAAGCGTGCCGCGGTTTCGGTAGAGGATCTGGAGGAAACCAGGATGCTTTCGGAGCTGCCGGGCAAAGCTGCTCCGCCGGAGACAGAAGAGGAGGAGCTGGGGGCGACGAGACCGCTCAGCGATCTTCGGAAGCTCGGAGAGGATACAGAGGAGGATGCAGAGGATCTTTCCCTTACGAAGGTGCTGCCGAAGAGCGGCGCAGCCTCCGATATAGAGATAGAGGAGCTGTGA
- a CDS encoding methyltransferase RsmF C-terminal domain-like protein, translating into MRELPSEFLRRMRELLGSEEELQSFLLSYEKSAERGLRLNLRKLFSLSAENREKIYVKLTEEWGCSPLPEASWEEKDGKRYYRELYLDEARLAALGVRPGRHPYHEAGLYYMQEPSAMQAVRSLHITESDRVADLCASPGGKSGHAADFLSMEKGGILLSNEYVGSRARTLSSNIERLGILHSLVLNEDTSRLAERFPAYFSRVIIDAPCSGEGMFRKDENAVTEWSPENVERCIMRQREIVRNGLKLLAPGGRLGYSTCTFERGENEGIRDYLLSLNSSLSLVSEKRIFPHRERGEGHYIAVFAKAGESRREPGRVRLLERQEGERRSLFPDSLPEPAGLRTLRVGCFKSRTERKREEPEHGYSHTEPAMSEYPCISLSEEDRRVWDYLTGLEITAERAELKFPEEKIRETFQKGYVLVAVDGAALGFGRYVQGRIKNDYPKGLRFTS; encoded by the coding sequence ATGAGAGAATTGCCGTCGGAATTTCTCAGGAGGATGCGGGAGCTCTTAGGCTCTGAGGAAGAGCTGCAGAGCTTTCTTCTTTCGTATGAGAAGAGCGCGGAGCGGGGGCTCCGACTGAATCTCCGGAAGCTGTTCTCTCTTTCCGCTGAAAATCGGGAGAAAATATACGTGAAGCTGACGGAGGAGTGGGGTTGCTCCCCGCTTCCGGAGGCGAGCTGGGAGGAGAAGGACGGGAAACGCTATTATCGGGAGCTCTATCTGGACGAGGCGCGTCTTGCCGCGTTGGGAGTCCGTCCGGGGCGGCACCCCTACCATGAGGCGGGGCTCTACTATATGCAGGAGCCGTCTGCCATGCAGGCAGTACGCAGCCTGCATATTACGGAGAGCGATCGTGTCGCCGATCTCTGCGCCAGTCCCGGCGGGAAATCCGGTCATGCAGCGGACTTCCTTTCGATGGAAAAGGGCGGCATTCTTCTCAGCAATGAATATGTCGGAAGCCGGGCTCGCACCCTCTCCTCCAATATTGAGAGACTGGGGATCCTGCATTCCCTTGTTTTGAATGAGGATACGTCGCGTCTTGCCGAGCGTTTTCCGGCATATTTCAGCCGTGTCATTATTGACGCACCCTGCTCCGGAGAGGGGATGTTCCGGAAGGATGAGAACGCGGTCACCGAATGGAGTCCGGAGAATGTGGAGCGCTGTATCATGCGGCAGAGGGAGATCGTACGGAACGGGCTTAAGCTGCTGGCACCCGGCGGAAGGCTCGGTTACTCCACCTGTACCTTTGAACGGGGTGAGAATGAAGGAATCCGCGACTATCTTCTCTCGCTGAACAGTTCCCTCTCCCTTGTGAGTGAGAAACGAATTTTCCCGCACCGGGAACGCGGAGAGGGACATTATATCGCGGTGTTTGCGAAGGCGGGGGAGAGCAGGCGGGAACCGGGACGGGTGCGGCTTCTGGAAAGGCAGGAGGGAGAGCGACGCAGTCTCTTTCCGGATTCTCTCCCGGAGCCAGCAGGGCTTCGGACGCTGCGGGTCGGCTGCTTTAAGAGCCGAACAGAACGGAAGCGGGAGGAGCCGGAGCATGGGTATTCCCACACGGAGCCTGCGATGTCGGAATATCCCTGTATTTCGCTTTCCGAGGAGGATCGCAGGGTCTGGGATTACCTCACCGGGCTGGAGATCACGGCGGAGCGCGCCGAGCTCAAATTTCCGGAGGAGAAGATAAGAGAGACGTTTCAGAAGGGCTATGTGCTCGTCGCGGTAGATGGTGCGGCGCTCGGCTTCGGGAGATACGTGCAGGGCAGGATCAAAAATGACTATCCGAAGGGGCTGCGTTTCACGAGCTGA
- a CDS encoding OadG family protein, which yields MKKIVLGACLAISLLVFAGCAKETVAVTIDPMQKQTLESSSLSYMESLGSLPAEEIQKSIDQAEHDRNAIVYNGLTNYLNSMHRLGAFVSADSAEAVQEADGSYRVEITSTFEKRKLHLTLGLSEDRQAFTEMTFEPEYSFGEKFGDAAGNLVVGMGTVIVVLIFIAWIISLLKYVNVFEKRRKAGGQAAAAPAAVPAQKAAAAPVNVSGAELEAVIAAAIAAYEADRDGESDGFVPGPTLQNGLVVRSIRRR from the coding sequence ATGAAGAAGATAGTCCTTGGAGCCTGTCTTGCCATCAGCCTTCTGGTGTTTGCCGGCTGCGCGAAGGAGACGGTCGCCGTGACGATCGATCCGATGCAGAAGCAGACGCTGGAGAGCTCCTCGCTCAGCTATATGGAATCGCTGGGCTCGCTCCCGGCGGAGGAGATCCAGAAATCGATCGATCAGGCGGAGCATGACAGGAATGCCATCGTATATAACGGACTTACGAATTACCTGAATTCCATGCACCGGCTCGGAGCTTTCGTCAGCGCGGACAGCGCGGAGGCTGTGCAGGAGGCGGACGGCAGCTACAGGGTAGAGATCACGTCGACCTTCGAGAAGCGGAAGCTGCATCTGACGCTCGGACTCTCCGAGGACAGGCAGGCGTTTACGGAGATGACCTTCGAGCCGGAGTACAGCTTCGGAGAGAAGTTCGGCGATGCCGCGGGAAACCTCGTCGTGGGGATGGGTACGGTTATTGTCGTGCTGATTTTCATTGCATGGATCATCAGCCTCTTAAAGTATGTCAATGTGTTTGAGAAGAGGCGGAAGGCAGGCGGACAGGCGGCAGCAGCTCCTGCGGCGGTTCCGGCGCAGAAGGCAGCGGCAGCGCCGGTCAACGTATCGGGCGCGGAACTTGAGGCGGTTATCGCAGCGGCGATCGCGGCCTATGAGGCGGACAGGGATGGGGAGAGTGACGGCTTCGTACCGGGACCGACCCTGCAGAACGGGCTCGTGGTACGCTCGATCAGAAGACGTTAA
- a CDS encoding pyruvate carboxylase subunit B: MAKVKITETVLRDAHQSLIATRMPREVMEPILDTMDQVGYNAVECWGGATFDACLRFLKEDPWDRLRMFKRHFKNTRLQMLFRGQNILGYNHYADDVVEYFVEKSISNGIDVIRIFDCLNDIRNLETAVKATKKEQGHAQIALCYTLGDAYTLEYWEKLARDVENLGADSLCIKDMAGLLLPQAGYDLVKALKRGTRLPIEIHTHYTSGMASMTYMKCVEAGADIIDTASTPFALGTSQPSTDVMVKAFEGTEYDTGLDLERLIKVSNHFTPYREECLKTGLMSTKVLGVNINTLKYQVPGGMLSNLISQLHQAGKDDKLTEVLEEVPRVRKDFGEPPLVTPSSQIVGTQAVMNVLTGERYKMVPKESHKLVAGEFGQSVKPVDPEVLRKILKPGEEPITDRPANHIAPQLAKFTEECRQWTQQPEDVLSYALFPAVAKEFFEYREAQQSGIAVKQADKENKAYPV; this comes from the coding sequence ATGGCTAAGGTTAAAATTACAGAGACCGTGCTCCGTGACGCACACCAGTCTCTGATTGCTACACGTATGCCGAGGGAGGTTATGGAGCCGATCCTGGACACGATGGATCAGGTTGGCTACAATGCGGTAGAGTGCTGGGGCGGCGCCACCTTTGACGCCTGCCTCCGTTTCCTGAAGGAGGATCCGTGGGATCGTCTTCGGATGTTCAAGCGGCATTTCAAGAATACGAGGCTGCAGATGCTTTTCCGCGGGCAGAACATCCTCGGCTACAATCATTATGCGGACGATGTCGTAGAGTATTTCGTAGAGAAGTCGATTTCGAACGGCATCGATGTCATTCGTATCTTCGACTGTCTGAATGATATCCGGAATCTCGAGACGGCGGTTAAGGCGACCAAGAAGGAGCAGGGACATGCGCAGATCGCGCTCTGCTACACGCTGGGCGATGCCTACACGCTCGAGTATTGGGAAAAGCTGGCGCGTGACGTAGAGAATCTGGGCGCCGATTCCCTCTGCATCAAGGATATGGCGGGGCTCCTGCTTCCGCAGGCAGGCTACGACCTTGTGAAAGCGCTGAAGAGAGGCACCAGGCTTCCGATCGAGATCCATACGCACTACACCTCCGGCATGGCATCCATGACCTATATGAAGTGCGTAGAGGCGGGTGCGGACATCATCGATACGGCGTCCACCCCGTTTGCGCTCGGCACCTCCCAGCCGTCTACCGATGTTATGGTGAAGGCGTTTGAGGGAACGGAGTATGACACCGGGCTGGATCTGGAGAGGCTGATCAAGGTCTCCAACCACTTCACGCCGTACCGTGAGGAATGCCTGAAGACCGGACTGATGTCCACCAAGGTGCTGGGCGTGAATATCAATACGCTGAAATATCAGGTTCCGGGCGGCATGCTCTCCAATCTGATTTCCCAGCTGCATCAGGCAGGCAAGGATGACAAGCTCACGGAGGTGCTGGAGGAGGTGCCGCGCGTGCGGAAGGACTTCGGAGAGCCGCCGCTGGTTACGCCGTCCTCACAGATCGTCGGCACGCAGGCAGTGATGAATGTCCTGACGGGTGAGCGCTACAAGATGGTTCCGAAGGAGTCCCACAAGCTGGTAGCGGGTGAGTTCGGACAGTCAGTGAAGCCGGTGGATCCGGAGGTTCTCCGGAAGATCCTGAAGCCGGGTGAGGAGCCGATCACAGACAGGCCGGCGAATCATATCGCGCCGCAGCTTGCGAAGTTCACGGAGGAATGCAGGCAGTGGACGCAGCAGCCGGAGGACGTATTGTCCTATGCGCTGTTCCCGGCGGTAGCGAAGGAGTTCTTCGAATACAGAGAGGCGCAGCAGAGCGGCATCGCCGTGAAGCAGGCCGACAAGGAGAATAAGGCATATCCGGTTTAA
- a CDS encoding biotin/lipoyl-containing protein — protein sequence MKNYTITVNGVAYDVTVEEGKGAAAPAVRAAAPAAPAAGGAAGAVSVSAPMPGKILAVKKKVGEAVKAGDPILVLEAMKMENDIVAPQDGTIATIEVAVGDAVESGATLATMN from the coding sequence ATGAAGAATTATACAATCACCGTGAATGGTGTAGCTTACGATGTAACCGTTGAAGAGGGGAAGGGCGCTGCGGCTCCTGCAGTAAGAGCGGCAGCTCCGGCAGCTCCCGCAGCAGGCGGCGCGGCAGGCGCAGTTTCCGTCAGTGCGCCGATGCCCGGCAAGATCCTCGCTGTGAAGAAGAAGGTCGGAGAGGCTGTGAAGGCAGGGGATCCGATTCTCGTGCTGGAGGCGATGAAGATGGAGAACGATATCGTAGCGCCTCAGGACGGCACCATTGCTACCATCGAGGTGGCGGTAGGCGATGCAGTAGAGTCCGGTGCAACCCTGGCTACCATGAACTGA